The segment GACTCGAAACATGTCGTGACCGTGTACGAGCTCGAGCGGGATCCCGAAACGGACGTGCCGTTTCACGTGATGGAACTGCTCGAAGGAGAAAGCCTGAGCGCCCTCATAACTCGCCTTGGACCCATTGCGCCCGAGGCGGCGTTGCGAATTGGTGCACAAGCGTGCGCAGGACTTGCCGCGGCACACGCGGCCGGGGTGGTGCATCGAGACGTCAAGCCCGACAATCTTTTTCTCGCGCAAGTGGACGGCAAAATCATCGTCAAAGTGCTCGACTTCGGCATTGCGAAGATTCGACCAACGGGCGGCTCGTCGGGGAGCATGACCATGCCGGCTGCTCCCATGACGAAAACGGGTCAAGTCATTGGAACGCCGCTGTACATGGCGCCCGAGCAAATCACGGGAGCGAAATACGTCGACGCACGAAGCGACGTGTACTCGATGGGCGTCACTTTATTTGCAATGCTCGCGGGATCGCCACCGCATATGGGCATCAAGTCGGTGGCGCAGCTCTTGTATACGCTTTCCAATGCACCGACGATTCCAGTGCGGCAAGCAGCGCCGTGGGTCCCGGAGGATCTCGCGGCGATCGTCGACAAAGCGCGCACGAAAGACCTCGATGGGCGCTATCCGGATGCCGCTGCAATGCTCGCTGCGCTTTCTGCGCTCTTGCCGGAAGGACCGACGCTGAGCGAGGATATGCTGATCGGCGTGCCTGAAGAAAACCGCCCAAAGATGCCCTCGCGCGAGAGCATGGATGCAACCACGATAACCGC is part of the Polyangiaceae bacterium genome and harbors:
- a CDS encoding serine/threonine protein kinase gives rise to the protein MEGRQILGKYEVVRLIGHGGMGSVYEAIDLPSGHHVALKWMHSQPFADDDPDFLRFAQEARIAGKLDSKHVVTVYELERDPETDVPFHVMELLEGESLSALITRLGPIAPEAALRIGAQACAGLAAAHAAGVVHRDVKPDNLFLAQVDGKIIVKVLDFGIAKIRPTGGSSGSMTMPAAPMTKTGQVIGTPLYMAPEQITGAKYVDARSDVYSMGVTLFAMLAGSPPHMGIKSVAQLLYTLSNAPTIPVRQAAPWVPEDLAAIVDKARTKDLDGRYPDAAAMLAALSALLPEGPTLSEDMLIGVPEENRPKMPSRESMDATTITAAHVDNASKTMAQTVVGGPPDEAISQSMPLRWVIVVAVIAIIVMIVVTFGMR